The region GGTTGCCCGATCATGGTCCAACCAGTGCAATTTGATGGAGAGGTATCCCGAGCTCAACTTTGCCTGCTCCCAAGCCCAGCAGTACAAGTGGCTCAAGGAACTGTACCCCTATGTCTTTGAGCGTGTCAAGCAGAAGGTCAAGGATGGCCAGTTCCACCCCATCGGCGGCAGCTGGGTTGAGCACGACACCAACCTGCCCAGCGGCGAGTCTCTTGTCCGTCAGTTCGTGTACGGCCAGCGCTTTTTCGAGGAAAACTTTGGGAAGCGCTGTCAGACCTTCTGGCTGCCCGACACCTTTGGATACTCCAGCCAGCTCCCTCAACTGTGTCGGCTGGCCGGCATGACGCGCTTCCTCACCCAGAAGCTCAGCTggaacaacatcaacaagttCCCGCACACCACCTTCAACTGGGTTGCTCTAGATGGCTCACAGGTAATATGCCACATGCCGCCGGCTGAAACATACACGGCGGAGGCCCACTTCGGCGATGTCAAGCGTAGCATGTCGCAGCACAAGTCTCTTGACCAGGACCCGACCTCGCTTCTTGTTTTTGGAAAGGGAgacggtggcggcggtcCTACCTGGCAGCATCTCGAGAAGCTACGCCGCGCTCGTGGTATCAGCGACACGGTAGGCCTTCTCCCTCGGGTGCACATGGGCAGCTCGGTCGATGACTTCTTCGATCACCTCGAAGCCAAGGGCGACAAGCTCGTGACGTGGTATGGCGAGCTGTACTTTGAATTGCACCGCGGAACATACACCACTCAGTCCAACAACAAGCGCAACAACCGCAGAGCTGAAGATGCGCTCCGTGCTGTTGAGCTGCTGGCTACCATTGCCTCGATCGAGGGACACTGCGCCTATcccaagaaggagattgatGAGATGTGGGAGTCGGTTCTTCTTTGTCAGTTCCACGACTGCTTGCCCGGAAGCTCGATTGAGATGTGCTATCATGATTCTGATAAGGTGAGGGATCTGAATTTGCATAGCGAGATGGTTGCTGACACGATGTGCAGATTTACAAGAAGGTTTTCGAGACCGCCGAGAAGATTCTCGGCAAGGCTACAGGCCTCCGTGAAGCCACCGCCGATACTGTCACGTCAAACACTGGTGTGGCGTTCACCTCGCTTCCGTGGTCGCGTCACGAGATAGTCGAGCTTGCCGATGGCGAACTTGCCGTCGCTTCCGGCCCAGGCCCCTTTATGAAACTTCGGCCTTTCTCCCTTAAGAGCGAGGAAACGCTGGTGACGCTCGAACAGCCATCCCCGGATGTGTTTGTGCTCCAGAACACCCAGTTGAAGGTCAAGCTCGAGAGCGGCCTCATCACATCGCTCTACGACCTGAAGGCCAACAGAGAGATCATTCCCAAGGGACAGAAGGCCAACCGATACGTCATTTTTGACGACAAGCCTCTGTACTGGCAGGCTTGGGATGTCGAGGTGTTCCATCTCGACAGTCGCAAGGAGCTCTCGACCTCTGAGACCAAGGTTCATGAGCAGAAGAAGCACCGCGTCAGCGTCATTaccaagaccaagatcaGCGACAAGAGCTACATCGAGACGGTGATTAGTCTTTCGGCGTGCTCTCCCAGCCAACAGTCGTTCGTCGAGGTCAGCAGCAAGGTGGAGTGGCACGAGACGATGAAGTTTCTCAAGGTTGAGTTTCCCGTGGATATCCGCAACACGGAAGCGAGCTATGAAACCCAGTTTGGTATCGTGCGGAGGCCTACTCACTACAATACGAGTTGGGACATGGCCAAGTTTGAGGTTTGCTCGCATCGGTTTGCGGATTTGTCGGAGCATGGCTATGGTGTTTCTGTTTTGAACGACTGCAAGTATGGGTTTGCCACGAGCGGGAACCTGATGAGGCTGTCGCTGCTGAG is a window of Podospora pseudopauciseta strain CBS 411.78 chromosome 1, whole genome shotgun sequence DNA encoding:
- the AMS1 gene encoding Glycoside hydrolase, 38 vacuolar alpha mannosidase (EggNog:ENOG503NW9D; CAZy:GH38; COG:G; BUSCO:EOG092607QZ), with the protein product MGGENHCGNGPRSDYPIRAPKPVGQYISQIYKSRIGQFYARGQYANENLLSMMNDAVVYGEPHVQLWVWHAPGQTRPTFKEAVSHDFEKTKVGASFGPSWTTHWFKVKITVPDNVRDQELVEFHWDANNEGLIWSEDGEPLQGLTGGGERVEWVLPKPFLDGKEHTFYVEMACNGMFGIGQGDLIAAPDPNRYYTVERANIVAVNPDARGLHIDTWIIGDAAKEFPSDSPEQHHALDVYNRIIEAFEPGNKDSLKTCRKIAQEYLGPDVDSHKVYESDKKPLVFGIGHCHIDSCWLWPFDETKRKVARSWSNQCNLMERYPELNFACSQAQQYKWLKELYPYVFERVKQKVKDGQFHPIGGSWVEHDTNLPSGESLVRQFVYGQRFFEENFGKRCQTFWLPDTFGYSSQLPQLCRLAGMTRFLTQKLSWNNINKFPHTTFNWVALDGSQVICHMPPAETYTAEAHFGDVKRSMSQHKSLDQDPTSLLVFGKGDGGGGPTWQHLEKLRRARGISDTVGLLPRVHMGSSVDDFFDHLEAKGDKLVTWYGELYFELHRGTYTTQSNNKRNNRRAEDALRAVELLATIASIEGHCAYPKKEIDEMWESVLLCQFHDCLPGSSIEMCYHDSDKIYKKVFETAEKILGKATGLREATADTVTSNTGVAFTSLPWSRHEIVELADGELAVASGPGPFMKLRPFSLKSEETLVTLEQPSPDVFVLQNTQLKVKLESGLITSLYDLKANREIIPKGQKANRYVIFDDKPLYWQAWDVEVFHLDSRKELSTSETKVHEQKKHRVSVITKTKISDKSYIETVISLSACSPSQQSFVEVSSKVEWHETMKFLKVEFPVDIRNTEASYETQFGIVRRPTHYNTSWDMAKFEVCSHRFADLSEHGYGVSVLNDCKYGFATSGNLMRLSLLRSSKAPDAHADMGTHHIRWGILPHQGGLSHVTVRKGYEFNNPLKIFEVESLGDVKSWLRTRRVWLDSESDEGLVLDTVKRGEDDEKTGEENVILRMYDSLGGLARGRVKSVWGIKRVTKVNLLEDEVEEVEVDGDGFGVELKAFEVATYKLELDH